The Cervus canadensis isolate Bull #8, Minnesota chromosome X, ASM1932006v1, whole genome shotgun sequence genome contains a region encoding:
- the LOC122434399 gene encoding spermatid nuclear transition protein 3-like has translation MTKATRKPQQSRRVAMRFASRKNGTKKTLCQRRCRGSVKARNMSMRVRRPLQGTFRKKIRSYATQSTKLKKTRKANCFFSRCGRKKSNRSRKRYQTVRQSQGRRQNPKGK, from the exons ATGACTAAGGCAACCAGGAAGCCACAGCAGTCAAGAAGAGTTGCAATGCGGTTTGCTTCAAGGAAGAATGGAACAAAGAAGACCCTTTGTCAAAGGAGGTGCAGAGGCAGCGTGAAG GCACGAAATATGAGCATGAGGGTCAGAAGACCTCTACAAGGTACCTTCAGAAAGAAAATCCGATCGTATGCTACTCAATCGACAAAGCTGAAGAAGACAAGAAAGGCAAACTGTTTCTTCTCTCGCTGTGGACGTAAGAAATCGAATCGAAGCCGGAAAAGGTACCAAACTGTGAGGCAGAGtcaaggaaggaggcagaatccAAAGGGAAAATAA